In Paractinoplanes brasiliensis, the following proteins share a genomic window:
- a CDS encoding SCP2 sterol-binding domain-containing protein, whose product MPDVFRPDRAAGHTAVVHWRVGGRADGGLDVYELVIADGACSVSPTADGQPQLVLTLDAVDFLRMLTGNANAVALVMRGRLRSKGDLVLTAKLPGFFEPPRP is encoded by the coding sequence ATGCCCGACGTCTTCCGGCCCGACCGCGCGGCGGGCCACACCGCCGTCGTCCACTGGCGGGTCGGTGGCCGCGCCGACGGCGGACTCGACGTCTACGAGCTGGTCATCGCGGACGGCGCCTGCAGCGTGTCGCCCACCGCCGACGGGCAGCCCCAGCTCGTGCTCACCCTCGACGCCGTGGATTTCCTGCGGATGCTCACCGGCAACGCCAACGCGGTCGCGCTGGTCATGCGCGGCCGGCTGCGCAGCAAGGGCGACCTCGTGCTGACCGCGAAGCTGCCCGGGTTCTTCGAACCGCCCCGGCCCTGA